One Glutamicibacter halophytocola DNA segment encodes these proteins:
- a CDS encoding LysR family transcriptional regulator — MIDPRLSTLRVFSSTGNVARTAELTGYSPSAVSAQLRELQRGLGIQLLIKDGRGVRLTAAGRHFVAGLDSIVTQWELLMASSRTASGQLQASFGLGGFSTAAAELLAPLAAKLRTSRPEMEVRLVEAQPQRCLDLLLSERIDLAVIVASQSQTGTLVQARFEQTVLLDDPLDVVLPADHRLAMNKSVSLEQLADDPWITEAEHSVYRALFVAAFTSLGVTPHIAHEAVEWETMIAFIGAGLGVGLLPRLATLGSVDNVVRRRITGVAKPSRRIVAVTRKGSLGSPMIEESLKILQDTAKEIISQRSAEELD, encoded by the coding sequence ATGATTGATCCACGCTTGAGCACCCTCCGGGTCTTCTCTTCCACCGGCAATGTGGCACGGACTGCGGAACTGACCGGATACTCGCCCTCGGCGGTCTCGGCGCAGCTGCGCGAGCTGCAGCGCGGCCTGGGGATCCAGCTGCTGATCAAGGACGGGCGGGGGGTGCGGCTGACCGCTGCCGGGCGGCACTTTGTGGCGGGCCTGGACTCGATTGTGACGCAGTGGGAGCTGCTGATGGCCTCCTCGCGCACCGCCTCGGGGCAGCTGCAGGCGAGCTTTGGCCTTGGCGGATTTTCCACCGCGGCTGCCGAGCTGCTCGCCCCGCTGGCAGCCAAGCTGCGCACCAGCCGGCCGGAGATGGAAGTGCGGCTGGTCGAGGCCCAGCCCCAGCGCTGCCTGGACCTGCTGCTCTCCGAGCGCATCGACCTGGCGGTGATCGTGGCCAGCCAGTCGCAGACCGGCACTCTGGTGCAGGCCCGGTTCGAGCAGACGGTCCTGCTTGATGACCCGCTGGATGTGGTGCTGCCTGCCGACCATCGGCTGGCAATGAACAAGTCGGTGTCCCTGGAGCAGCTGGCTGATGATCCGTGGATTACCGAAGCCGAGCACTCGGTGTACCGGGCGCTTTTTGTCGCCGCCTTCACCTCGCTGGGCGTCACCCCGCACATTGCCCACGAAGCGGTGGAGTGGGAAACCATGATCGCGTTCATCGGGGCCGGGCTGGGGGTCGGCTTGCTGCCGCGGCTGGCCACCTTGGGCAGCGTCGATAATGTGGTGCGCCGTCGCATTACCGGCGTGGCCAAGCCCTCGCGCCGCATTGTCGCGGTCACCCGCAAGGGATCCCTGGGTTCTCCGATGATCGAGGAATCCTTGAAAATTCTGCAGGACACGGCCAAGGAAATTATTTCCCAGCGGTCAGCCGAAGAACTGGACTGA
- a CDS encoding aromatic ring-hydroxylating oxygenase subunit alpha yields the protein MTASVSAARSTRGKLASTVETQQLAEITELFQNRRKGFSLEAPFYTDPAIFKVEMEAIFGTHWLFAASVAEVPEPGDYVTLDYGPHSLIVLRTDDGGVNVLHNVCRHRGARVLTESAGSTGNLVCGYHSWTYSPEGDLIHASSPGEIDFDKNCFALKRAHGRIHAGLIFVSIAAEPPTDFDEVSAIFEPYLAPHDLGSAKVAYQQDIIEEGNWKLVMENNRECYHCDGHPELACSLFPTWGLTDELVPPHLEEVWERNKAAKEALEERCRRYGLPYEVVEELDTRIAGIRISRESLDGEGESFSPDGRRLSKKLLGDLRDFRLGRCSMHLQPNSWFHFQSDHVITFGAYPINEHQTLVRTTWLVADDAVEGVDYDLEKLTHTWKQTNIQDKAFVELCQTGAGSPAYQQGPYMKSEYQVEAFINWYTQRVLEHLA from the coding sequence ATGACCGCTTCGGTAAGTGCCGCGCGCAGCACGCGTGGCAAGCTCGCTTCGACTGTGGAGACTCAACAGCTCGCCGAAATTACCGAACTCTTCCAGAACCGGCGCAAGGGCTTTTCCCTTGAAGCCCCGTTCTACACCGACCCAGCGATCTTCAAGGTCGAGATGGAAGCCATCTTCGGCACCCACTGGCTCTTTGCCGCCAGCGTGGCCGAAGTGCCAGAGCCAGGCGACTACGTCACCCTGGACTACGGTCCGCATTCGCTGATCGTGCTGCGCACCGATGATGGCGGGGTCAACGTCCTGCACAACGTCTGCCGCCACCGCGGCGCCCGGGTCCTGACCGAGTCCGCCGGCAGCACCGGCAACCTGGTCTGCGGCTACCACTCCTGGACCTACTCGCCCGAAGGCGACCTGATCCACGCCTCCTCCCCTGGCGAAATCGACTTCGACAAGAACTGCTTCGCTCTCAAGCGCGCCCACGGCCGCATCCACGCGGGCCTGATCTTCGTCTCCATCGCCGCCGAGCCGCCAACCGACTTCGACGAGGTCTCCGCGATCTTCGAGCCCTACCTGGCACCGCACGACCTGGGCAGCGCCAAGGTCGCCTACCAGCAGGACATCATCGAAGAAGGCAACTGGAAGCTGGTGATGGAAAACAACCGCGAGTGCTACCACTGCGATGGGCACCCGGAACTGGCCTGCTCGCTGTTCCCGACCTGGGGCCTGACCGATGAACTGGTCCCGCCGCACCTGGAAGAGGTCTGGGAGCGCAACAAGGCTGCCAAGGAGGCGCTGGAAGAACGCTGCCGCCGCTACGGGCTGCCCTATGAGGTCGTCGAGGAGCTCGACACCCGCATCGCCGGCATCCGCATCTCCCGCGAATCCCTGGATGGCGAGGGCGAGTCCTTCTCCCCTGACGGCCGCCGCCTGTCCAAGAAGCTGCTGGGCGATCTGCGCGACTTCCGCCTGGGCCGCTGCTCCATGCACCTGCAGCCCAACTCCTGGTTCCACTTCCAGTCCGACCACGTGATCACCTTCGGCGCCTATCCGATCAACGAGCACCAGACCCTGGTGCGCACCACCTGGCTGGTGGCCGATGACGCCGTGGAAGGCGTCGACTACGACCTGGAGAAGCTGACCCACACCTGGAAGCAGACCAACATCCAGGACAAGGCCTTCGTGGAACTGTGCCAGACCGGCGCGGGCAGCCCCGCCTACCAGCAGGGCCCGTACATGAAGAGCGAATACCAGGTCGAGGCCTTCATCAACTGGTACACCCAGCGCGTGCTGGAGCACCTGGCATGA
- a CDS encoding flavin reductase family protein: MSEGATIVGTSTAQRIRGLEMPWNRVLSTQDQAASAAKALGPWHPQEFLAECVQNIEEAGGLMTFVFRRLDGAPLAFRAGQYLNIAFPVYGDGEDTVDRSYSISSAPTVPWTFNVSIKRDPKGLVSSWAHENLRPGMVLDMLGPVGAFHLGDSDRRARYLFLSAGAGITPIMSMVRTIHSLPGQADVIVLCHGTVPGDFAFWQELEYISKVDTRIKVFYSLGDRDKPKSWKGFSGRLSAKMINEVAPDANGRKVFACGPEGYLNSATQLLREVGVDDTSVFMEFFSGDRKTLLEYQKEIVLAESIAEEVAESVEEFYESQPPELGMYEPDYDETGTIEASGQELIAVAADAPVPAAEPVDEQLPPDTSGFETVGEGTITMSFVRSGINVKINPEEKILGPAQRAGVRIGANCQEGMCGSCKVVKLSGEVTMNHQGGIRAREISAGKFLPCCSTATSDLVIDA; this comes from the coding sequence ATGAGCGAAGGCGCAACCATAGTGGGAACCTCCACCGCGCAGCGCATCCGCGGATTGGAAATGCCATGGAACCGGGTGCTCAGCACCCAGGACCAGGCAGCCAGCGCCGCCAAGGCGCTGGGCCCCTGGCACCCGCAGGAGTTCCTGGCTGAATGCGTGCAGAACATCGAGGAAGCCGGCGGGCTGATGACCTTCGTCTTCCGCCGCCTCGATGGCGCGCCGCTGGCCTTCCGCGCCGGCCAGTACCTGAACATCGCCTTCCCTGTTTATGGCGACGGCGAAGACACGGTGGACCGCAGCTACTCCATCTCCAGCGCGCCCACCGTTCCGTGGACCTTCAATGTCAGCATCAAGCGCGACCCCAAGGGCCTGGTCTCCTCGTGGGCGCACGAGAACCTGCGCCCGGGCATGGTGCTGGATATGCTCGGACCGGTCGGGGCCTTCCACCTGGGCGACTCGGACCGCCGGGCCCGCTACCTGTTCTTGTCCGCCGGCGCCGGGATCACCCCGATCATGTCCATGGTGCGCACCATCCACTCCCTGCCCGGCCAGGCCGATGTGATCGTGCTCTGCCACGGCACCGTGCCCGGGGACTTCGCCTTCTGGCAGGAGCTGGAATACATTTCCAAGGTCGACACCCGCATCAAGGTGTTCTACTCCCTGGGCGACCGCGACAAGCCCAAGAGCTGGAAGGGCTTCTCCGGCCGGCTCTCGGCGAAGATGATCAACGAGGTCGCCCCGGATGCCAACGGCCGCAAGGTATTCGCCTGCGGACCCGAAGGCTACCTGAACTCGGCCACGCAGCTGCTGCGCGAGGTCGGGGTGGATGACACCTCGGTCTTCATGGAGTTCTTCTCGGGCGACCGCAAGACCCTGCTGGAATACCAGAAGGAGATCGTGCTGGCCGAGTCCATCGCCGAGGAAGTGGCCGAGTCGGTGGAGGAGTTCTACGAGAGCCAGCCGCCAGAGCTGGGCATGTACGAGCCCGACTACGACGAAACCGGCACCATCGAGGCCAGCGGCCAGGAGCTGATCGCGGTTGCAGCCGATGCCCCGGTGCCGGCCGCCGAGCCGGTCGATGAGCAGCTCCCGCCAGATACCTCGGGCTTCGAGACCGTGGGCGAAGGCACCATCACCATGAGCTTCGTGCGCTCGGGGATCAACGTCAAGATCAACCCCGAGGAAAAGATCCTGGGCCCGGCCCAGCGCGCCGGGGTGCGCATCGGCGCCAACTGCCAGGAGGGCATGTGCGGCTCGTGCAAGGTCGTCAAGCTTTCCGGCGAGGTGACCATGAACCACCAGGGCGGCATCCGTGCCCGGGAGATCTCCGCCGGCAAATTCCTCCCGTGCTGTTCCACCGCTACCTCGGATCTGGTCATCGACGCCTAG
- a CDS encoding GcvT family protein, with product MSPVSPRVIIIGAGIVGANLADELALLGHTNTLVIEQGPLSIPGGSTSHAPGLVYSSNPSKSMTEFAQYTIKKLSSLIGPDGTSSFLPVGGLEIATNEERLADLHRRAGWNRSYGVDAEVIDADECLKKFPMLAEGKVLGGLFTPGDGLALAAKGTALVMERAKAAGVEFRDRTIVTDIEVSGGKVTAVICGEDRFEADIVVSCAGFWGPKIGEMVGTSIPLLPLGHQFVWTTPAPSLAGVNELPNGASRPILRYQDRDLYYREWGDRIGIGSYAHRPMPVDLDTLKSYRPEEITHERMPSSLDFTPEDFAAEWEATQELLPDLRNTQIQRGFNGIFSFTPDGGSLVGQSKEVEGFYAAEAVWVTHAPGIAKAVAELIATGTSSTDLSDCDLNRFEDMQTTKEYVSETSQQNFVEIYDVRHPLEPRTKPRAVRTSPFYSRQQELGAFFLEGTGWERPHWYEANAALLESLPEEWSAPERDAWSDKFHSPIAAVEAWKTRTAVAMFDMTPLKRVEVTGPGAGELLQGLTTANMLRAPGMVSYTLLLDAAGGITSDITVARLSDEVYQAGINSNVDVAYLNREAKKFNAANPGKWAAVRDITAGTSCIGLWGPLALDVMNKVTDDDMSNEGLKYFRTKQISIAGIPVTAMRLSYVGEFGWELYASADVSAKLWDVLFEAGQEQGIIAGGREAFNSMRLEKGFRSFGTDMTSEHEPEQAGLGFAVKAAKTVDFVGKSALAERAAAATKRLRCLTVDDGVSVVLGKEPVYVNGKPAGYVTSAAYGYTVRKPIAYAWLPLSVETGDSVQIEYFGRPIAATVVDDPLYDPQMDRLRGLSLATSAS from the coding sequence ATGTCCCCTGTTTCCCCTCGGGTCATCATCATCGGCGCCGGCATTGTCGGCGCCAACCTGGCCGACGAGCTGGCCCTGCTGGGCCACACCAACACCCTGGTCATCGAGCAGGGTCCGCTGAGCATTCCCGGCGGCTCCACCTCGCATGCTCCGGGGCTGGTGTACTCCTCCAACCCGTCCAAGTCCATGACGGAGTTCGCCCAGTACACCATCAAGAAGCTCAGCTCCCTGATCGGCCCCGACGGCACCAGCTCCTTCCTCCCGGTGGGCGGCCTGGAGATCGCGACCAATGAAGAGCGCCTGGCCGACCTGCACCGCCGCGCCGGCTGGAACCGCTCCTACGGGGTCGATGCCGAGGTCATCGACGCCGACGAGTGCCTGAAGAAGTTCCCGATGCTGGCCGAAGGCAAGGTGCTGGGCGGCCTGTTCACCCCGGGCGACGGCCTGGCCCTGGCCGCCAAGGGTACCGCGCTGGTCATGGAACGCGCCAAGGCCGCAGGCGTGGAATTCCGCGATCGCACCATCGTCACCGACATCGAGGTCTCCGGCGGCAAGGTCACCGCGGTGATCTGCGGCGAGGACCGCTTCGAGGCAGACATCGTCGTCTCCTGCGCCGGCTTCTGGGGCCCGAAGATCGGGGAGATGGTTGGCACCTCGATCCCGCTGCTGCCGCTGGGCCACCAGTTCGTCTGGACCACCCCGGCTCCATCGCTGGCCGGCGTCAACGAGCTGCCCAACGGCGCCAGCCGCCCGATCCTGCGCTACCAGGACCGCGACCTCTACTACCGCGAATGGGGCGACCGGATCGGCATCGGCTCCTACGCCCACCGCCCGATGCCGGTGGACCTCGATACCCTCAAGTCCTACCGCCCCGAGGAGATCACCCACGAGCGCATGCCTTCCTCGCTGGACTTCACCCCCGAGGACTTCGCCGCCGAGTGGGAAGCCACCCAGGAACTGCTGCCGGATCTGCGCAACACGCAGATCCAGCGCGGCTTCAACGGCATCTTCTCCTTTACCCCGGACGGCGGCTCGCTGGTCGGCCAGTCAAAGGAAGTCGAGGGCTTCTACGCGGCCGAGGCCGTCTGGGTCACCCACGCTCCGGGCATCGCCAAGGCCGTGGCCGAATTGATCGCCACCGGCACCTCGAGCACCGATTTGAGCGACTGCGACCTGAACCGCTTCGAGGACATGCAGACCACCAAGGAGTATGTCAGCGAGACCTCGCAGCAGAACTTCGTGGAAATCTACGACGTCCGCCACCCGCTGGAGCCGCGCACCAAGCCGCGCGCCGTGCGCACCTCCCCGTTCTACTCCCGCCAGCAGGAACTCGGCGCCTTCTTCCTGGAAGGCACCGGCTGGGAGCGCCCGCACTGGTACGAGGCCAACGCCGCGCTGCTGGAGTCGCTGCCCGAGGAATGGTCCGCTCCGGAACGCGATGCCTGGTCCGACAAGTTCCACTCCCCGATCGCCGCGGTGGAAGCCTGGAAGACCCGCACCGCGGTGGCCATGTTCGACATGACCCCGCTCAAGCGCGTCGAGGTCACCGGCCCGGGTGCCGGTGAACTGCTGCAGGGGTTGACCACCGCCAACATGCTGCGTGCCCCGGGCATGGTCAGCTACACCCTGCTGCTCGATGCCGCCGGCGGCATCACCAGCGACATCACCGTGGCACGCCTGTCCGACGAGGTCTACCAGGCCGGCATCAACTCGAATGTCGATGTCGCCTACCTGAACCGCGAGGCCAAGAAATTCAACGCCGCCAACCCGGGCAAGTGGGCCGCCGTGCGCGATATCACCGCCGGCACCTCGTGCATCGGCCTATGGGGCCCGCTGGCCCTGGACGTGATGAACAAGGTCACCGACGATGACATGAGCAACGAGGGCCTGAAGTACTTCCGCACCAAGCAGATCTCCATTGCCGGCATCCCGGTCACCGCCATGCGCCTGTCCTACGTGGGCGAGTTCGGCTGGGAGCTCTACGCTTCGGCGGATGTCAGCGCCAAGCTCTGGGACGTGCTCTTCGAGGCCGGCCAGGAGCAGGGCATCATTGCCGGCGGCCGCGAGGCCTTCAACTCCATGCGATTGGAGAAGGGCTTCCGCTCCTTCGGCACCGATATGACCAGCGAGCACGAGCCGGAACAGGCTGGCCTGGGCTTTGCGGTCAAGGCCGCCAAGACCGTGGACTTCGTCGGCAAGTCGGCCCTGGCCGAGCGCGCCGCCGCGGCCACCAAGCGCCTGCGCTGCCTCACCGTTGATGATGGCGT